In the genome of Mucilaginibacter sp. 14171R-50, the window AAGCAACCGGGCAAGCTTAGCTGGCAGCCAAAATTTGCGCGCATATCTGCCAACGGGGACCTTGGCTTTACAGCCGGGCCTTATGTTTACCAAAATGGTAAAAACGAGGAGGATAAGGTTTATGGCGATTACGTTTCGGTATGGCGTTTAGATACTGATGGTAAATTTAAACTGCTGATAGACCTGGGCATTCAGCATCCCGAACCGGAGCGCGACGCCGTGATAGATTTTAAGGAGCCTGATCTTACCAAGCAAAAAGCTGCGAGCAAAGACCCATTTGCGGGTAAGAATATATTAACCGCTACCGACAAAACCTTTAACCACTCGCTTTCGCTGTCGACATTGGCGGCATATAAAGAATTTTTAAGCGCCGAGGCGCGATATTACTTCCCCGGTTTTGAACCTATTACGGGTACAGATAAAATATTGAAGTTTTTAGATAACGAAGGCATCAGCATATCAGCCGAAACGGTGAACGTAGGCCGTTCAACCAGTAACGACCTGGCATACACCTATGGTACCGCCCGTATAAAAAAAGGGAATATCGTTAACAATTACAACTATGTGCGTATCTGGGAAATAGACGCCAACTTTAGGTGGAATATGTTACTTGAGGTGTTCTCTACCGTTGAAAATTAACTTTGATTTCGGAGCT includes:
- a CDS encoding DUF4440 domain-containing protein produces the protein MKRTLLAAIILSGFSFSAMSQTRVEVGSVVNAEENFNKLVERKGIKDGFLAVADVEGIVFRPNAVKITEFYNSIDKQPGKLSWQPKFARISANGDLGFTAGPYVYQNGKNEEDKVYGDYVSVWRLDTDGKFKLLIDLGIQHPEPERDAVIDFKEPDLTKQKAASKDPFAGKNILTATDKTFNHSLSLSTLAAYKEFLSAEARYYFPGFEPITGTDKILKFLDNEGISISAETVNVGRSTSNDLAYTYGTARIKKGNIVNNYNYVRIWEIDANFRWNMLLEVFSTVEN